One region of Oryza sativa Japonica Group chromosome 10, ASM3414082v1 genomic DNA includes:
- the LOC4348129 gene encoding putative cyclin-dependent kinase F-2 has protein sequence MASSAVASRKRAAPYDLEPRACCGSSPASGPKRRRYNFGSADDYERLDVVGQGAFGVVLRARDRRTGKVVALKRLIGADEGGRFAPDFDALRVEAACQHACRGHPNIVQIKDVVADAKTGDLFLVLEFVGSSLRDEFPRAHPEDIVRAMMRPLVDAAKKMHASRVIHRDIKPENILVSFSGQLKICDFGAATLMKPAGKPYDLCRPGTLPYTSPEQLAGNRCYGPAVDMWALGCIMGELLTGAPLFGGDMTEEELLADLSANLDDQLNELFYDVLPELSPAAREVLSGLLAFDPEKRLTASEALEHRWFAEEPKKAEFPGFVPLFG, from the coding sequence atGGCGTCCTCGGCGGTGGCGAGCCGCAAGCGCGCGGCGCCCTACGATCTGGAGCCCCGTGCCTGCTGCGGATCCTCCCCGGCGAGCgggccgaagcggcggcggtacAACTTCGGGAGCGCCGATGACTACGAGCGCCTCGACGTGGTCGGCCAGGGCGCGTTCGGCGTGGTGCTCAGGGCGCGGGATCGCCGCACCGGCAAGGTCGTCGCGCTCAAGCGCCTCATCGGGGCGGACGAGGGCGGCCGCTTCGCCCCCGACTTCGACGCGCTCAGGGTGGAGGCCGCCTGCCAGCACGCCTGCCGCGGCCACCCCAACATCGTCCAGATCAAggacgtcgtcgccgacgccaaGACAGGTGACCTCTTCCTCGTCCTCGAGTTCGTCGGAAGCAGCCTCCGGGATGAGTTCCCCAGGGCCCACCCGGAGGACATCGTCCGCGCCATGATGCGGCcgctcgtcgacgccgccaAGAAGATGCACGCCTCGCGCGTCATCCATCGGGACATCAAGCCGGAGAACATCCTTGTCAGCTTCTCCGGGCAGCTCAAGATCTGTGATTTCGGGGCCGCCACGCTGATGAAGCCCGCCGGGAAGCCGTACGACCTGTGCCGCCCCGGCACGCTGCCGTACACCTCGCCGGAGCAGCTGGCCGGCAACCGGTGCTACGGCCCCGCGGTGGACATGTGGGCGTTAGGATGCATCATGGGCGAGCTCCTCACCGGCGCGCCGCTCTTCGGAGGCGACATGACTGAGGAGGAGCTGCTCGCCGACCTGTCCGCCAACCTGGACGACCAGCTCAACGAGCTCTTCTATGATGTCCTGCCGGagctgtcgccggcggcgcgcgaggtCCTGTCCGGGCTGCTGGCGTTCGACCCAGAGAAGAGGCTGACGGCGTCGGAGGCGCTGGAGCACCGGTGGTTCGCCGAGGAGCCCAAGAAAGCAGAGTTCCCTGGCTTCGTGCCTCTCTTCGGTTAG